TGTTGGGCACATAAAAAATCCcataaaaacattcaaattataGTTTCATAATCAACATGCATTAAACAATGTgtcatcaaaaattgtgaaaaaggaaaatatggACAACGGGGGATCGTGGGAGTAATCAAGCTAACGTCTGGGCAGTGCAGatatggaaaaaattcgatcTGAAATTCTTCAAGGCATTTTTCATTCGACagtagttttcaagtttttggatAATATTATACgattcttttaaatttgaaatttttgcttgttttagcgtctaaaaatctatttttggtgaattttccaaacttttgacaaaaacaatttttcggttttttttcttcaaaataattgaagataaaatttgaagattgcACTGCATTTTCTTATAACTAGTCGTTTGAGTTTTGCAGCAAGCTATTTtgtatcattaaaaattgccgAAGTGCCGATGTGCCTGGATGAGGAACACGAAATGTTCCATGTGACGAATTTGGTGATTTGTATGGCGATTGGTTATTCTTTGGCTAAAACTCCcgtttgaaatttatatatttatttcttcATATAATTTTGGAGAGAGAGAGGATTTTGACGGCGATGtgagttttccaaatttttgaaaacaaattgtttggcatttttctaattttaaatcgAACTGATGACTTTGTCGAATGAAAGTATGGAAAAAATACTTATTCATTTCTTTAATCACTTGCATATACATgcaacatgaaaaaaaaatcaaaaacaatatCTAAAAAATACAGCTAAACTTTTTGTGATAACTGATAACTTGgctcattttcgaatttttttttgtttaattttcaaaatatccagTAGACAAATCATTTTACTGGCAAACGGTATGTAACTTGAATATTATACACTTGTTTGAatataaatgtttatttcaaaacactaATTACAATGTACAAACACATTTGTAACAAAAAGggaacaatttaaaaacgtcTAGCATCCTGCCTGCATTGCATCCATCTCATATATTCGTTACGGATTATTTGGAATATCACAGCTTCGTTTACTGAAAAAGACATTTGTGCACAACAACAGTAAGTAAGACTTACCTTAAGCTCACGCTTTTAGATTTCTCGGCAAGAAATCCCTACTGCATTTCGAATCAAACTTATGTCTGCTTTTTGGATCAATccgatcgattttttcaattgttcaacAATTTCCTCCATGTTTCttatagaaataaaaaaattatcctgATCACATTCTAAGTAGTTCCACTCCAAATTCACCCATAATCGCATCAAATCAGCGGCGTCTGATGGATTAAGACCAGCACAAAATCGTTCAAACCGATCTTCCAAATTGTCATAATTTTCGacattcattttgaatttttcgacatAGAAGCTATTGGTGAAAGAGAAAACTGCATTCCACAGATTTATTGAGAACTTTATCATATTGCCTCGGTTTGCTGCTGCATCCGCATTTTTGATATAGTCTTCATGCGTCATCATCGGAGCTGAAAAATAGGACAAAATAGATTATTTCGAGTAATTTGgagatgattttttaattggtgAAACCATTATTTAGGGTAAGAAAACATAAGATATGCAGTGTCTATCGCAGACCTCGATTGATGTCGGCTGCGCATTCACCATAAGGTCCGGGAAATTCCAGTTGTTCAGAGATCAAATATCAAAGTATAATACATAGGGACAAACACTAGTgctttatatatagttatTGATTATTGATATTGATTATCTCATAAGCTCTACTACTATAtttaaattgtaaataaaaCTCACTGATGCCCAAAAAATCCACTCTTTCTTGTTTCAAACAGTCGTCGATAGAATAACCAGCACGCCCGTTTTTTCCTATATAAAATAATTCCGCCAAGTAATGTTTTGTGGGATCTGATGTGATACACCATCGATTCAGTGCTTTGATCTTGTAGAGTCGTTTGAATTGTTCGTCTGTGGGAGT
This is a stretch of genomic DNA from Caenorhabditis elegans chromosome V. It encodes these proteins:
- the Y43F8B.15 gene encoding SNF2 N-terminal domain-containing protein (Confirmed by transcript evidence); translation: MVIETDANRTEFMDVLTRNEMGMNHGGIVTIVENNFRIEEIMFSHIVRRKAINEKTKAPRENTLIVASKNWIDKRQNRIVQFNVSIPILFHKKGCTDSQKVLCNEVIITTFHALFDLKKQHPHDYWKRIILYHTNDFTPTDEQFKRLYKIKALNRWCITSDPTKHYLAELFYIGKNGRAGYSIDDCLKQERVDFLGITPMMTHEDYIKNADAAANRGNMIKFSINLWNAVFSFTNSFYVEKFKMNVENYDNLEDRFERFCAGLNPSDAADLMRLWVNLEWNYLECDQDNFFISIRNMEEIVEQLKKSIGLIQKADISLIRNAVGISCREI